A stretch of the Vigna radiata var. radiata cultivar VC1973A unplaced genomic scaffold, Vradiata_ver6 scaffold_43, whole genome shotgun sequence genome encodes the following:
- the LOC106752735 gene encoding shikimate kinase 1, chloroplastic: MEAKAVQAFQFSAMMHSTKSEITGPNDSLRMFGGFKKQLFVSSTFHSPRPSTRLQRRTRSLVVACLHNNIPARTLESETFHAPVDEKLILKSKSQEIEPYLNGRCIYLVGMMGSGKTTVGKILSQALSYAFFDSDALVEEEVDGTSVADIFKHYGETFFRTKETEILRKLSMMHRNVISTGGGAVVRPINWKYMHQGISVWLDVPVEALAQRITAVGTDSRPLLNNEPGDAYTKTFMRLSALFEERSEAYANADARVSLENMVAKLGQRDMSDLSPTAIAMEALEQIKGFLMSKDGC; encoded by the exons ATGGAAGCTAAAGCGGTTCAAGCCTTTCAATTTTCAGCAATGATGCATTCCACGAAGTCTGAGATAACAGGGCCAAATGACTCTCTCAGAATGTTTGGTGGATTTAAGAAACAGCTTTTTGTTTCGTCAACGTTTCACTCACCAAGACCTTCAACGAGGTTACAGCGAAGGACAAGATCTTTGGTGGTTGCATGTTTGCATAACAATATTCCAG CGAGGACATTGGAATCTGAAACATTTCATGCTCCTGTTGATGAAAAGTTGATTTTGAAG AGTAAATCACAAGAGATCGAGCCATATTTAAATGGGCGCTGTATATATCTTGTTG GAATGATGGGATCTGGGAAGACAACTGTGGGGAAGATATTGTCACAAGCGCTTTCTTACGCGTTTTTTGACAG TGATGCATTGGTGGAGGAGGAGGTTGATGGAACATCTGTAGCTGATATATTCAAGCACTATGGAGAGACATTTTTTCGTACTAAGGAG ACTGAGATATTGCGGAAGCTGTCAATGATGCATAGAAATGTTATTTCTACCGGTGGAGGTGCTGTTGTGAGGCCCATCAATTG GAAATATATGCACCAAGGAATTAGTGTTTGGTTGGATGTACCTGTAGAGGCATTGGCTCAGAGAATAACAGCCGTAGGAACTGATTCTCGTCCACTTCTAAACAATGAACCGGGAGATGCATACACAAAG ACTTTCATGCGTTTGTCTGCCCTCTTTGAAGAAAGAAGTGAAGCGTATGCAAATGCCGACGCTCGGGTCTCCTTGGAAA ATATGGTAGCAAAACTGGGTCAAAGAGATATGTCAGATTTATCTCCAACTGCTATTGCAATGGAG GCGCTAGAACAAATCAAAGGCTTTCTTATGAGTAAAGATGGCTGTTAA
- the LOC106752776 gene encoding 4-alpha-glucanotransferase, chloroplastic/amyloplastic has translation MALALNISVCFPHQRCPTLFKPPKPILSFPTASAFSSLTQLSVSLGEDLPDNYSDWIPNSDLRRRCGILLHPTSFRGPHGIGDLGHEAFRFIDWLHRAGCSVWQVLPLVPPGRKANEEGSPYSGQDANCGNTLLISLQGLVDDGLLEKHELPQPIDTERVNFSVVADLKDPLITKAAERLISSEGELKTELENFRRDPDISSWLEDAAYFAAIDDSLNKFSWYNWPEPLKNRHLVALEDIYQQKQDFINVFIAQQFLFQRQWQKVRSYAQSKGISIMGDMPIYVGYHSADVWANKKQFLLNRKGFPLLVSGVPPDAFSETGQLWGSPLYDWKAMEKDGYSWWIRRIKRAQNLFDEFRIDHFRGFAGYWAVPAEAKVAMLGNWKVGPGMSLFDAIFSAVGRINIIAEDLGVITEDVVQLRRSIGAPGMAVLQFGFGGDAKNPHLPHNHEGNQVVYTGTHDNDTSRGWWEALNQEEKSKALSYLSLNEGDDISWALIQRVLGSVSQTAIIPMQDVLGLGSSARMNIPATQFGNWGWRIASSVSFDGLEREADRLREMLLMYGRL, from the exons ATGGCTCTCGCATTGAACATCTCGGTGTGTTTCCCACACCAGCGTTGCCCAACTCTCTTCAAACCCCCCAAACCGATTCTCTCATTCCCCACCGCTTCCGCTTTCTCCTCGTTAACGCAACTCAGCGTTTCCCTAGGTGAAGATTTGCCCGACAACTACAGCGATTGGATTCCCAACTCCGACCTTCGCAGAAGATGCGGCATTCTACTCCATCCGACGTCGTTTCGAGGGCCCCATGGCATCGGCGATCTCGGTCACGAGGCCTTCCGTTTCATCGATTGGCTCCACCGCGCCGGTTGCTCCGTTTGGCAGGTTCTTCCTCTCGTGCCGCCTGGCAGAAAAGCCAACGAAGAAGGATCCCCTTACTCTGGCCAG GACGCGAATTGTGGCAACACGCTGTTGATCTCTCTTCAAGGCCTCGTTGACGATGGGTTGTTGGAAAAACACGAGCTTCCACAACCGAT TGATACAGAGCGCGTCAACTTTTCAGTTGTTGCTGACCTTAAGGATCCTCTGATAACCAAA GCTGCAGAGAGGCTCATTTCAAGTGAAGGAGAACTCAAAACGGAGTTGGAGAATTTTCGAAGAGACCCTGACATATCAA GCTGGCTTGAAGATGCAGCATATTTTGCTGCTATTGATGACAGTTTAAACAAATTCAGCTGGTACAATTGGCCCGAACCTTTAAAAAATCGCCATCTTGTAGCTCTAGAAGACATTTACCAACAGAAACAAGATTTT ATAAATGTATTTATTGCCCAACAGTTCTTGTTTCAAAGGCAGTGGCAGAAAGTCCGCAGCTATGCACAGAGTAAGGGAATCAGCATAATGGGAGACATGCCAATATATGTTGGTTATCATAGCGCAGATGTTTGGGCAAATAAGAAGCAGTTTTTACTG AACCGGAAAGGCTTTCCTCTTTTAGTGAGTGGTGTTCCTCCTGATGCATTCAGTGAAACTGGTCAGCTATGGGGCAG cCCCCTGTATGATTGGAAAGCCATGGAGAAAGATGGATACTCATGGTGGATACGTCGCATTAAACGAGCACAAAATCTGTTTGATGAATTTAGGATTGACCACTTTAGAGGATTTGCTGGATATTGGGCTGTTCCCGCTG AAGCAAAAGTAGCTATGCTTGGAAATTGGAAG GTAGGACCTGGGATGTCCTTGTTTGATGCCATTTTCAGCGCTGTTGGAAGGATTAATATAATAGCAGAAGACCTG GGAGTTATCACTGAGGATGTAGTCCAACTAAGAAGATCCATTGGAGCACCTGGAATGGCTGTTCTCCAGTTCG GATTTGGAGGCGATGCTAAGAACCCTCATTTGCCTCATAATCATGAGGGCAATCAAGTTGTCTATACAGGGACTCATGACAATGACACA AGCAGAGGCTGGTGGGAAGCTTTGAACCAAGAAGAGAAATCCAAA GCATTAAGTTATCTTTCCTTAAATGAGGGAGATGACATTTCTTGGGCTCTAATCCAGAGAGTATTGGGCTCTGTTTCTCAAACAGCAATAATACCTATGCAAGATGTTCTTGGATTGGGTAGTTCTGCCAGGATGAATATTCCCGCAACTCAG TTTGGGAACTGGGGTTGGAGAATTGCAAGTTCGGTGAGCTTTGATGGCTTGGAGAGAGAGGCAGACAGACTCAGAGAAATGCTTTTAATGTATGGCCGGCTTTGA
- the LOC106752765 gene encoding F-box/kelch-repeat protein SKIP6 — MWKPTSSEGEAEAPKAPPNNLIPSLPDDVALNCIARIPRCHHPILPLVSKPFRTLLSTPLFFTTRCLLDCTQPLLYLTLRTPASSLQWFTLHRTLPSPLLAPLPPIPSPAVGSAYAVLGSTIYVLGGSINDVPSPHVWLLDCRFHRWLPGPSMRVAREFAAAGVLGGKIYVLGGCIADTWARSANWAEVLDPDVGRWERVASPPEVREKWMHASAVLGDKVYAMADRGGVAYEPRSGSWESVGGELDLGWRGRACVVEGILYCYDYLGKIKGFDVGRGVWEELQGLEKGLPRFLCGATMADLGGKLCVVWECRENGKEMEIWCAEIGVQKNPDGKLWGQLGWFGKVLSVPKGSSVVHCSSVSL; from the coding sequence ATGTGGAAACCCACTTCTTCAGAAGGAGAAGCAGAGGCACCAAAGGCACCACCCAACAACCTGATCCCGTCCCTTCCAGACGACGTCGCTTTGAACTGCATAGCACGCATCCCTCGCTGCCACCACCCAATCCTACCCCTCGTTTCCAAACCCTTCCGCACCCTCCTCTCCACCCCTCTCTTCTTCACCACGCGCTGCCTCCTCGACTGCACGCAACCCCTCCTCTACCTCACTCTCCGCACGCCCGCCTCCTCCCTCCAGTGGTTCACGCTCCACCGCACACTCCCTAGCCCCCTCTTAGCGCCTCTCCCCCCAATTCCCTCCCCCGCAGTGGGCTCCGCCTACGCCGTCCTTGGCTCCACCATCTACGTCCTCGGCGGCTCCATCAACGATGTCCCCTCCCCCCACGTCTGGCTCCTTGACTGCCGCTTCCACCGCTGGCTTCCGGGTCCAAGCATGCGTGTCGCTAGGGAGTTCGCCGCCGCGGGGGTCCTCGGTGGAAAGATTTACGTCCTCGGTGGCTGCATCGCTGACACGTGGGCCCGCTCCGCCAACTGGGCGGAGGTCCTGGACCCCGACGTTGGGCGCTGGGAGAGGGTGGCCAGTCCCCCCGAGGTCCGGGAGAAGTGGATGCACGCCAGCGCGGTCCTCGGCGACAAGGTGTACGCGATGGCGGACCGCGGCGGCGTCGCGTACGAGCCGCGCAGCGGATCTTGGGAGAGCGTAGGGGGAGAATTGGATCTCGGGTGGAGAGGTAGGGCGTGCGTGGTGGAGGGTATTTTGTACTGCTACGACTATTTGGGGAAAATCAAAGGGTTCGATGTGGGGCGCGGTGTGTGGGAAGAGTTGCAGGGGTTGGAGAAGGGCTTGCCTAGGTTTCTTTGTGGGGCCACCATGGCTGATTTGGGTGGGAAATTGTGTGTGGTGTGGGAGTGCCGAGAGAATGGGAAAGAAATGGAGATTTGGTGCGCTGAGATTGGAGTGCAGAAGAATCCGGATGGAAAACTGTGGGGTCAACTTGGTTGGTTTGGGAAAGTTCTTTCTGTTCCCAAAGGCTCCTCTGTTGTGCATTGTTCTTCTGTTTCCTTGTGA
- the LOC106752691 gene encoding protein MIZU-KUSSEI 1, translated as MGEKRSSAAEPAQPPPPPPPPMSLSLVRPSQKKRLKPKVIRVFRSVFRSLPIITPSCKFPSLPPDNNNYLHKTINNGVKVTGTLFGRRKGRVSLAVQENPRCLPSLVVELSMHTNTLQKDLANGMVRVALECEKRSEKDKTRISEEPLWTMYCNGKKHGYGVRREATEEDLYVMEVLKAVSMGAGVLPLRSEVEEGGGGEGGDLAYMRAPFEHVVGSKDSETLYMMSPDLQGNSGPDLTIFFVRV; from the coding sequence AAAGATCTTCAGCAGCAGAACCAGCACAACCACctccgccgccaccaccaccaatgTCCCTCTCCCTCGTCCGACCCTCCCAAAAAAAACGCCTCAAACCCAAAGTCATCCGCGTCTTCCGTTCCGTCTTCCGCTCCCTACCAATCATAACTCCCTCCTGCAAGTTCCCCTCCCTCCCCCCAGACAACAACAACTACCTCCACAAAACCATCAACAATGGCGTCAAAGTCACCGGCACCCTCTTCGGCCGCCGTAAGGGCCGCGTCAGCCTCGCCGTCCAAGAAAACCCCCGCTGCCTCCCGTCCCTCGTGGTCGAGCTCTCCATGCACACCAACACCTTGCAGAAGGACTTGGCCAACGGCATGGTGAGGGTGGCGCTGGAGTGTGAGAAGCGTTCGGAGAAGGACAAGACGAGGATCTCGGAGGAACCCTTGTGGACAATGTACTGCAACGGGAAGAAGCATGGGTACGGCGTGCGGAGGGAGGCGACGGAGGAGGACCTGTACGTGATGGAGGTTCTGAAGGCGGTGTCGATGGGCGCCGGCGTTCTTCCGTTGAGATCGGAGGTTGAGGAAGGCGGTGGCGGCGAGGGAGGAGATTTGGCGTACATGCGAGCACCCTTCGAGCACGTAGTGGGATCGAAGGATTCGGAGACTCTGTATATGATGAGCCCGGACTTGCAGGGGAATAGTGGACCCGATCTTACTATATTTTTTGTGAGGGTTTAA